One segment of Porticoccus hydrocarbonoclasticus MCTG13d DNA contains the following:
- the grpE gene encoding nucleotide exchange factor GrpE, with amino-acid sequence MSTEQNHQEPDPQDPGSEGAAESRPEVEQSEAQSATGEVEQLTTDLANAKDQVLRTHAEMQNLRRRMERDVENAHKYALEKFVGELLPVVDNLERSIQAMTDVGDEFKAVSDGIELTLKSFQDVLARFKVEAIDPGGEAFNPDLHQAMSMLEVPDVTPNTVIDVFQKGYTLNGRLIRPAMVVVAKLAANNTGEP; translated from the coding sequence GTGTCAACAGAACAAAATCATCAGGAGCCGGATCCACAGGATCCCGGTTCAGAGGGCGCCGCTGAGTCGCGGCCTGAAGTAGAGCAGTCAGAGGCGCAATCAGCAACCGGCGAGGTTGAACAGTTGACGACCGATCTGGCCAACGCCAAGGACCAGGTGCTGAGAACCCATGCGGAAATGCAGAACCTGCGACGGCGTATGGAGCGCGATGTGGAAAACGCACACAAGTATGCTCTCGAAAAGTTTGTCGGTGAGCTGTTGCCAGTGGTCGATAATCTTGAGCGTTCCATTCAGGCAATGACCGATGTCGGCGATGAGTTCAAAGCGGTCAGTGACGGCATTGAGCTCACCCTAAAGAGCTTCCAGGATGTGCTGGCTCGCTTCAAGGTGGAAGCCATTGATCCCGGTGGTGAGGCGTTTAATCCCGACCTTCATCAGGCGATGAGTATGCTTGAAGTGCCTGATGTAACCCCCAACACCGTCATTGATGTGTTCCAGAAGGGTTACACACTCAATGGTCGGCTGATTCGTCCTGCGATGGTGGTAGTCGCCAAGTTGGCAGCGAATAACACCGGCGAGCCTTGA
- the fur gene encoding ferric iron uptake transcriptional regulator gives MKDENRDLRKAGLKVTVPRLKILQILEEINESHMSAEDVYRKLLEAGDDVSIATVYRVLTQFESAGLITRHNFDSGPAVYEIDRGIHHDHMVNVDSGDVIEFQSSEIEALQKAIATKHGFDLVGHNLVLYVKEAKR, from the coding sequence ATGAAGGATGAAAACCGGGACTTACGGAAGGCGGGGCTCAAGGTCACCGTACCCCGTCTGAAGATCCTGCAGATTCTTGAGGAAATCAATGAAAGTCATATGAGTGCCGAGGATGTGTACCGCAAATTACTCGAAGCCGGTGACGATGTCAGTATTGCCACGGTATATCGGGTGTTGACTCAGTTCGAGAGTGCCGGCCTGATTACACGCCATAATTTTGACAGCGGTCCGGCAGTTTATGAAATTGATCGGGGTATTCATCACGATCATATGGTGAATGTAGATAGTGGCGATGTGATTGAATTTCAAAGCAGTGAAATTGAAGCGTTGCAGAAAGCGATCGCTACCAAGCATGGGTTCGATCTGGTGGGCCACAATCTGGTGCTCTACGTCAAAGAGGCTAAAAGATAA
- a CDS encoding competence protein CoiA family protein, with protein MNEVALPYGLKNNELVHISEVEAGLGCDCFCPCCQSRLVARKGNEKRHHFAHYSNEACSGGLETAAHLLAKDILSKAAYIALPPVELYFETGRRLLRLSDARKYKIDRVRVESSIENIRPDLILTIGGRDLIVEVFVTHKVDDEKVSRIKRLGVSAIEIDLSHSIWDGTREDMSSLVVDEWFFKNWIFNARAVQEFDRLMGLALKKPTIVRGFSTHVDLCPLKKRTYKGRPYASFNDDCVGCEYLLEGMTERGYICCIGHLPDEI; from the coding sequence ATGAATGAAGTCGCTCTACCATACGGACTCAAAAACAATGAGCTGGTGCACATCTCTGAGGTAGAAGCAGGGTTGGGATGTGATTGTTTTTGTCCATGTTGCCAGTCCAGGCTTGTTGCAAGGAAAGGCAACGAGAAGAGACATCACTTTGCGCATTATTCGAATGAAGCATGCTCTGGAGGGCTTGAAACGGCTGCTCATCTATTGGCCAAGGATATCTTGAGTAAGGCAGCATACATAGCGCTACCTCCGGTAGAACTATACTTTGAGACTGGTCGGAGGTTGTTGCGTTTATCTGACGCTAGAAAATATAAGATCGACCGCGTGAGGGTGGAGAGTAGCATCGAAAATATAAGGCCTGACCTTATTCTTACGATTGGTGGGCGTGATCTGATTGTTGAAGTGTTTGTAACTCATAAGGTGGATGATGAGAAAGTCAGTCGCATTAAACGACTGGGGGTGTCTGCTATCGAAATAGATTTGAGCCACTCTATTTGGGATGGAACCAGAGAAGATATGTCCTCCTTAGTCGTAGATGAATGGTTTTTTAAGAACTGGATTTTTAATGCTCGAGCTGTTCAGGAGTTCGATCGGTTGATGGGTCTAGCTCTCAAGAAACCCACTATAGTTCGAGGGTTTTCAACGCATGTGGACTTGTGTCCTCTAAAAAAAAGAACATACAAAGGGAGGCCTTATGCGAGCTTTAATGATGACTGTGTAGGCTGCGAGTATCTTTTAGAGGGTATGACTGAAAGAGGCTATATATGCTGTATCGGCCATTTGCCGGATGAGATTTAA
- a CDS encoding GGDEF domain-containing protein: MSQIIIRLLAPMFCLMLAVFTYWQYPALNNDQRALLEQLPFIVCGLAAFMALLANQSKNLGTAMTMLISYWLIRHFLQAPLNAEPANQIFSLISLCLPLILGVFIILPDTGWRHPAFLVLTAFISIFALIIISLFQWQPLWFSHLLPGINESTFFGLKISATAGLLFLLVYTFSIILPLLRREYLDSSLPGCVFFSFITVGWFQLPHISSIMFSAAGLLLIINQTQALLNMVYRDELTQIPNRRALLRDVRTMGNHYALAMVDVDHFKSINDQYGHDLGDQVLRAIAAQLRRVSGGGRAYRFGGEEFCLLFRGKTREQVVDYLEQLRKNIANYDMATRDNKNRPRYQSSGEKKRGASRRRGNIRVTVSIGVADAQDALHFDGVMKAADSAMYRAKEAGRNQTKIA, from the coding sequence ATGTCACAAATTATTATTCGCCTGCTCGCCCCGATGTTCTGCCTGATGCTGGCAGTCTTCACCTATTGGCAATACCCCGCATTGAACAACGATCAACGGGCTCTGCTGGAGCAGTTGCCCTTCATCGTCTGCGGGCTCGCCGCTTTCATGGCTTTACTGGCAAACCAATCCAAAAATCTGGGTACGGCCATGACAATGCTGATCAGCTACTGGCTGATTCGGCATTTCCTGCAGGCGCCATTGAATGCTGAGCCGGCCAACCAGATCTTCAGCCTCATCTCACTTTGTCTGCCACTGATACTGGGCGTGTTCATTATTCTCCCCGACACCGGCTGGCGACACCCGGCTTTTCTGGTATTGACGGCCTTCATCTCAATCTTTGCACTGATCATCATCAGCCTGTTTCAGTGGCAACCCCTCTGGTTTTCCCACCTCCTGCCCGGCATCAACGAAAGTACTTTTTTCGGCCTGAAGATATCCGCCACAGCGGGATTACTGTTTCTACTGGTCTATACCTTCAGCATCATCCTGCCATTGCTTCGCCGGGAGTATCTGGACAGCAGCCTGCCAGGCTGCGTGTTCTTCAGCTTTATCACCGTGGGATGGTTTCAGTTACCGCATATTTCCTCAATCATGTTTTCTGCCGCCGGATTACTGTTGATTATCAACCAGACCCAGGCCCTGCTCAACATGGTGTACCGGGACGAACTGACCCAGATCCCCAACCGGCGGGCACTGCTCCGCGATGTACGCACCATGGGAAACCACTATGCGTTGGCGATGGTGGATGTGGACCATTTCAAATCCATCAATGATCAATATGGTCACGACCTGGGTGACCAAGTACTTCGTGCCATTGCCGCGCAACTGCGCCGGGTCAGTGGGGGCGGACGAGCCTACCGCTTTGGGGGAGAGGAGTTTTGCCTGCTGTTTCGCGGCAAAACACGGGAGCAGGTCGTCGATTACCTGGAACAACTGCGCAAGAATATTGCAAATTACGACATGGCCACCCGGGACAACAAAAATCGACCACGCTATCAGTCCAGCGGCGAAAAGAAACGTGGCGCTTCACGACGCCGCGGCAATATCCGGGTGACCGTCAGTATAGGCGTTGCCGATGCACAGGACGCCCTGCATTTTGATGGCGTCATGAAAGCTGCCGACAGCGCCATGTATCGTGCCAAAGAAGCTGGCAGAAATCAGACCAAAATCGCGTAA
- the recN gene encoding DNA repair protein RecN produces MLTTLTVKHFTLVESLEVDFGVGMTALTGETGAGKSLVLDALAMALGDRADTDRIRQGQERAEVSALFDLTEIVAARQWLIDNDFAENGDEVLLRRLLTREGRSRGYINGQAATMQQLRELGEMLIDIHSQHEHQSLLRRETHHKILDSFAGCSELAGELRQIYQQWATTTQLLDKLENASDELNARRELLTFQLSELDELSLAEGELEQLEHQQQQLGNAEAILRDSGSLLQLCCEAEDFNLQDSLGKALQLLANMPGKPAELIEAENLLNSAAIEVAEASREIQQHLDKFELDPERLLQLETRLSAIYQLARKHRIDPPELTAKRLALQEELDNLAGGEGSIEKLRQQAATLSDQYLSLAENLTARRTAAATVFSALVEQQFSALSMDGTKFIPQLTPVKSGQLTANGMETIEFLITTNPGEPPRPLAKVASGGELSRISLAIQVIAANHSAVPTLVFDEVDVGIGGATADVVGKLLRQLGGQGQVICVTHLPQVAACAHHHLLVTKTTGEHSANSGIRSLSGADRTNEIARMLGGARTTDTSLSHAREMLQLGEQTA; encoded by the coding sequence GTGCTTACTACCCTGACAGTCAAACATTTCACGCTGGTGGAATCCCTCGAAGTGGATTTCGGTGTCGGCATGACAGCATTGACCGGCGAAACCGGCGCAGGCAAGTCCCTGGTGCTCGACGCCCTGGCAATGGCGCTGGGAGATCGCGCCGATACAGATCGGATTCGCCAGGGCCAGGAACGCGCCGAGGTCTCAGCATTATTTGATCTGACAGAGATTGTAGCGGCCCGACAGTGGTTGATCGATAACGATTTTGCCGAAAACGGTGACGAAGTATTATTGCGGAGGCTGTTGACCCGCGAAGGCCGATCCCGGGGCTACATCAATGGCCAGGCCGCCACCATGCAGCAGCTGCGTGAGCTTGGCGAGATGCTGATCGACATTCACAGCCAGCATGAACACCAGTCCCTGTTGCGCAGGGAGACCCATCACAAAATACTGGACAGCTTTGCCGGATGTTCGGAGCTGGCTGGCGAGTTGCGACAGATTTATCAACAGTGGGCGACCACAACACAGCTGCTGGATAAGCTGGAGAACGCCTCAGACGAACTGAATGCCAGACGGGAACTGCTCACATTTCAGTTATCGGAACTGGATGAACTGTCCCTGGCAGAAGGTGAGCTGGAACAGCTGGAACACCAGCAACAGCAATTGGGAAATGCAGAGGCCATACTCAGGGACAGCGGGTCGTTGTTACAGCTCTGCTGTGAAGCAGAAGACTTCAACTTGCAAGACAGCCTAGGCAAGGCCTTACAGTTGCTGGCCAACATGCCCGGCAAACCTGCTGAGCTGATTGAGGCAGAAAATCTGCTGAACAGTGCGGCCATTGAAGTGGCGGAAGCCAGCCGTGAAATCCAGCAACATCTGGACAAATTCGAACTGGACCCGGAGCGGCTACTGCAACTGGAAACACGCTTGAGCGCCATCTATCAGTTGGCGCGCAAACACCGCATCGACCCACCAGAGCTAACGGCCAAACGTCTGGCGCTACAGGAAGAACTGGACAATCTTGCCGGTGGCGAGGGTAGTATTGAAAAACTTCGACAACAGGCCGCCACCCTCTCCGACCAGTACCTCTCGCTGGCAGAAAATCTCACGGCCCGCCGAACAGCCGCGGCAACTGTATTTTCTGCACTGGTTGAACAGCAGTTTTCGGCACTTTCGATGGATGGCACAAAATTCATACCTCAACTTACCCCGGTCAAATCGGGGCAATTAACAGCCAACGGCATGGAGACCATCGAATTTCTGATCACCACCAATCCCGGTGAACCGCCAAGACCCCTTGCCAAAGTCGCATCTGGTGGCGAGCTTTCACGAATCAGTTTGGCTATCCAGGTTATCGCTGCAAACCATTCGGCGGTCCCCACCCTGGTTTTCGACGAGGTGGATGTGGGCATTGGTGGCGCCACCGCAGATGTGGTAGGCAAACTGTTACGCCAGCTCGGAGGGCAGGGACAGGTTATTTGCGTAACGCATCTGCCACAGGTTGCCGCCTGCGCTCACCACCACCTGCTGGTAACAAAAACCACCGGCGAACATTCTGCCAACAGCGGTATCCGGTCGCTTTCAGGTGCTGACCGCACCAATGAAATCGCACGCATGCTCGGAGGTGCAAGAACGACTGATACCAGCCTCAGTCATGCCAGGGAAATGCTACAATTGGGTGAACAAACTGCTTGA
- a CDS encoding integrase domain-containing protein yields the protein MARTTKPLTNTEVSQAKPKAKVYSLSDGGGLQLRVKPNGSKIWLLDYHRPFTKVRTSLSLGAYPTLSLAGARAKREEARKLLAKDIDPKEHRDELAKANEEAHNNTLMKIASDWLEIKKTTVTPEHANDSWRSLELHIFPTLGKMPIHKVTAVKAIATIKPIAAKGSLETVKRLCQRLNEIMTFAVNTGVIPNNPLSGISKAFQTPDKQHQPTLAPSQLPELMKALSLASIKLTTRCLIEWQLHTMMRPGEAAGTRWDEIDLENQLWHIPAERMKKKKAHTVPLTRQTVGLLELMKPISGCSEFVFPSDRNLRTHTHPQTANMALKRMGFDKQLVAHGMRALASTTLNEQGFDPEVIEAALAHTGKNEVRNAYNRAQYIERRIPVMTWWSEHIEKAATGNMSLTGTAALSVVNG from the coding sequence ATGGCCCGTACAACCAAGCCCCTCACCAATACCGAAGTCAGTCAGGCAAAGCCTAAGGCCAAGGTTTACTCTCTTTCCGATGGGGGTGGCTTACAGCTTCGCGTAAAGCCCAACGGCTCCAAAATTTGGCTGCTGGATTACCACCGACCCTTCACCAAGGTTCGTACCAGTCTCAGCCTTGGGGCATACCCTACACTGTCATTAGCGGGCGCACGCGCCAAACGAGAAGAGGCCAGAAAGCTACTGGCAAAGGACATTGACCCCAAAGAACACCGGGATGAACTGGCCAAAGCCAATGAAGAGGCCCACAACAATACGTTGATGAAAATTGCGAGTGACTGGCTGGAGATCAAAAAAACCACCGTCACCCCCGAGCACGCCAATGACTCCTGGCGTTCACTGGAGCTGCATATCTTCCCTACATTGGGAAAAATGCCGATTCACAAGGTAACTGCCGTCAAAGCCATTGCCACCATCAAGCCCATTGCAGCCAAAGGCAGCCTTGAAACAGTTAAACGGCTCTGCCAACGCCTGAATGAAATAATGACCTTTGCAGTCAACACGGGTGTGATCCCAAACAATCCCCTTTCCGGTATTAGCAAAGCCTTTCAAACACCTGACAAACAACACCAGCCCACACTCGCCCCCAGCCAGCTCCCAGAATTGATGAAGGCCCTATCCTTGGCCAGCATCAAACTAACCACTCGCTGTTTGATCGAATGGCAACTACATACGATGATGCGCCCTGGCGAAGCTGCCGGTACTCGCTGGGATGAAATTGACCTGGAGAACCAGCTTTGGCATATCCCTGCTGAACGAATGAAAAAGAAGAAAGCTCACACTGTCCCGTTGACGCGGCAAACCGTCGGCTTACTGGAATTGATGAAACCCATCAGTGGCTGCAGTGAGTTTGTATTCCCCTCTGACAGAAATCTCCGAACCCACACACACCCGCAAACCGCTAATATGGCGCTAAAGCGCATGGGCTTCGACAAGCAACTGGTAGCACATGGCATGAGAGCTTTAGCCAGCACCACGCTCAATGAACAGGGCTTTGACCCAGAAGTCATTGAAGCAGCACTGGCCCATACCGGAAAAAATGAAGTGCGAAACGCCTATAACCGCGCCCAATACATTGAACGTCGTATTCCCGTCATGACTTGGTGGAGCGAACATATCGAAAAGGCCGCCACCGGAAATATGAGCCTCACCGGTACAGCAGCCCTCTCCGTCGTCAATGGGTAA
- a CDS encoding outer membrane protein assembly factor BamE, with amino-acid sequence MHFTARITCYLAVTALLAGCSGVSMPDFSMPKLPNVHKFDIQQGNVITQDMIDQLRPGMTKSQVRFVMGTPLVSDTFNEDRWDYYYSLSPSNGEEVRERMAIFFENDQLVGFRGDFIPTTVNIESTE; translated from the coding sequence ATGCATTTTACTGCAAGAATTACCTGCTATCTGGCAGTGACCGCGTTACTCGCCGGGTGCTCAGGTGTCTCAATGCCGGATTTCAGTATGCCCAAACTACCCAATGTGCATAAATTCGATATCCAACAGGGAAATGTTATCACCCAGGACATGATTGACCAGCTTCGTCCGGGCATGACCAAGTCCCAGGTGCGTTTTGTGATGGGGACACCCCTGGTTTCAGATACCTTCAATGAAGACCGCTGGGACTATTATTACAGCCTGTCGCCCAGTAACGGTGAAGAAGTCAGGGAGCGGATGGCGATTTTCTTTGAAAACGACCAACTGGTGGGATTCAGAGGTGACTTTATTCCCACTACGGTGAATATAGAAAGCACCGAGTGA
- a CDS encoding tyrosine-type recombinase/integrase — MTRKYHPDNERMKRKYFIFLKEAKRQDDSSVDAVAKAISRFEAYTKWRDFKAFHFEQAVGFKAHLNKYRNEQTGSSLSKATMNSALRSLKTFFQWLAMQAGYKSRINYTDTEYFNLSDKDTRVATAKRNRPVPTLEQIQRVIAVMPSNTVLEKRSRALVAFTLLTGARDSAIASFKLKHVDLAAGSVFQDAREVNTKASKTFTTYFFPVGDDIRQIVEDWVHYLKNELLFGNDDPLFPKTEVKPGARRVFESVGVLKEHWSNATPIRKVFKEAFEQAGLPYFNPHSFRKTLVQLGEKTCRGPEEFKAWSQNLGHDGVLTTFYSYGEVQQSRQYEILKALREPRADVQSSQVDEIARAVAREMRAHSLAEL, encoded by the coding sequence ATGACTAGAAAATATCACCCGGATAATGAGCGGATGAAGCGTAAGTATTTCATCTTTTTGAAAGAGGCGAAGCGTCAGGATGACTCATCGGTTGATGCCGTTGCCAAGGCGATAAGTCGTTTTGAAGCCTATACCAAGTGGCGTGATTTTAAGGCGTTTCACTTTGAGCAGGCGGTTGGATTCAAGGCGCACTTAAACAAGTATCGGAATGAACAGACGGGTTCCAGCTTGAGCAAGGCAACCATGAATTCCGCGTTACGCAGCTTGAAGACCTTTTTTCAATGGCTGGCAATGCAGGCGGGGTATAAGTCCCGTATCAATTACACCGACACGGAGTATTTCAATCTGTCAGATAAGGATACAAGGGTTGCCACGGCAAAACGGAATCGGCCTGTACCAACGCTTGAACAGATTCAGCGGGTAATTGCAGTCATGCCTTCTAATACCGTGCTGGAAAAGCGCAGCAGGGCTTTGGTGGCCTTTACGCTGTTGACGGGTGCCAGGGATAGCGCCATTGCTTCATTTAAGCTGAAGCATGTGGATTTGGCTGCCGGGAGCGTTTTTCAGGATGCTCGGGAGGTTAACACCAAGGCCAGCAAGACCTTCACTACGTACTTTTTCCCGGTTGGTGACGATATTCGGCAGATTGTGGAAGATTGGGTTCACTACCTGAAAAATGAGCTGTTATTCGGTAACGATGACCCGTTATTTCCTAAAACCGAGGTAAAGCCAGGTGCACGGCGTGTCTTTGAGTCGGTTGGTGTTCTGAAAGAGCACTGGAGCAATGCCACCCCCATTCGAAAGGTGTTTAAGGAAGCATTCGAGCAAGCGGGACTGCCTTATTTCAATCCCCACAGCTTTCGCAAGACCTTGGTGCAGTTAGGTGAAAAAACCTGCCGTGGCCCTGAAGAGTTCAAGGCGTGGAGTCAGAATCTTGGCCATGATGGTGTGCTGACGACGTTCTATAGTTATGGCGAAGTGCAGCAATCCCGGCAGTATGAAATATTAAAGGCGCTACGGGAGCCGCGTGCTGATGTTCAGTCTAGTCAGGTTGATGAAATTGCCAGGGCTGTGGCACGCGAAATGAGAGCGCATTCTCTCGCCGAGCTATAG
- a CDS encoding sodium-dependent transporter yields MAEQQQQSPAEVDGSGSVPGGHPVWSSRWTFVLAATGSAVGLGNIWKFPYIAGENGGGAFVLVYLLCILLVGIPVMVAEVMLGRRGRQSPINTMRRLTTEAGLERHWHAIGWLGVIAGLMILSYYAVIAGWALNYIGKMASGAFQGASADQVAIIFADLLSDPKALILWQTVFMILTLLVVIGGVTRGLGVAVRILMPVLFVLLLILLVFGIQRGDFAQAVNFLFSFNYEALTWAGVLEAMGHAFFTLSLGMGAIMAYGAYMPEHARIGRTVLAVGFLDTVVALVAGLAIFPIVFANPSIAPGAGPGLLFVSLPIAFGNMTGGLLFGSLFFVLVTLAAWSSAISLIEPAVAYLIESKKFTRITANLLLGGIAWIVGLGSVLSFNIWAEKQVAGFNFFEFMDFLTSSVMLPLTGLFIALFAGWLMRPETVRSELADESGRVFASWYWILRYVSPIAVGIIFVMGLYKTFS; encoded by the coding sequence ATGGCGGAACAACAGCAGCAATCCCCTGCAGAGGTTGATGGGTCTGGATCAGTTCCCGGGGGACACCCTGTCTGGTCCAGCCGCTGGACCTTTGTGCTGGCGGCAACCGGTTCGGCGGTGGGTCTGGGGAATATCTGGAAGTTTCCCTATATTGCCGGTGAAAATGGCGGCGGCGCTTTTGTGCTGGTGTATCTGCTGTGTATTTTACTGGTAGGAATTCCCGTCATGGTGGCGGAGGTCATGCTGGGTCGGCGTGGTCGGCAGAGTCCGATCAATACGATGCGCCGCCTGACCACAGAGGCGGGCCTGGAGCGACACTGGCATGCGATAGGCTGGTTGGGTGTCATAGCCGGATTGATGATTCTTTCCTATTACGCGGTAATTGCCGGGTGGGCGCTCAATTACATTGGGAAGATGGCCAGCGGTGCATTCCAGGGCGCCAGTGCCGACCAGGTTGCCATTATTTTTGCAGACCTGTTGTCCGACCCGAAAGCACTGATTCTGTGGCAGACAGTCTTCATGATTCTGACCCTGTTAGTGGTTATTGGCGGGGTAACCCGCGGGCTTGGTGTTGCGGTAAGGATATTGATGCCGGTGCTGTTTGTACTGCTGCTGATCCTGCTGGTGTTTGGCATTCAGCGAGGGGATTTTGCCCAGGCTGTGAATTTTCTGTTCAGTTTCAACTATGAGGCATTGACCTGGGCGGGGGTTCTGGAGGCCATGGGGCATGCGTTTTTTACCCTCAGTCTGGGGATGGGTGCCATTATGGCCTATGGTGCCTACATGCCTGAGCATGCCCGGATTGGCCGCACCGTGCTTGCCGTCGGTTTTCTGGATACGGTGGTGGCGCTGGTTGCCGGGCTGGCCATATTCCCCATTGTGTTTGCAAATCCGTCGATTGCACCCGGGGCGGGTCCGGGGTTGCTGTTTGTCAGCCTGCCAATCGCATTTGGCAATATGACGGGAGGATTATTATTTGGCAGCCTGTTCTTTGTGCTGGTGACTTTGGCCGCCTGGAGCTCGGCGATCTCGCTGATCGAACCCGCCGTTGCCTATCTCATCGAATCGAAAAAATTTACCCGTATTACCGCGAATCTGCTGCTCGGTGGTATTGCCTGGATTGTTGGGCTGGGGAGTGTTTTATCCTTTAATATCTGGGCAGAAAAGCAGGTTGCGGGGTTTAATTTCTTTGAGTTTATGGATTTTCTGACCTCCAGTGTCATGTTGCCGCTCACCGGTCTATTTATCGCTTTGTTTGCGGGCTGGTTGATGAGACCGGAAACCGTGCGGAGTGAGCTCGCGGATGAGTCGGGTCGGGTCTTCGCGAGCTGGTACTGGATATTGCGATATGTTTCGCCAATAGCCGTGGGGATCATTTTTGTGATGGGCCTCTACAAGACATTTTCCTGA
- a CDS encoding RnfH family protein: MKDIELITVEVAYALPHRQQLLALKVAPGTTAYEAVRQSGIVQQFPEIDLENVKMGIFGQALGTKGLNPPKTYVLEAGDRVEIYRPLTVDPKEIRKRRAAKAGQSN; encoded by the coding sequence GTGAAAGATATTGAGTTGATTACCGTGGAGGTGGCCTATGCGTTGCCTCATCGTCAGCAACTGCTGGCGCTTAAGGTTGCACCCGGAACCACTGCGTATGAGGCGGTTCGACAGTCCGGAATTGTGCAGCAGTTCCCCGAGATTGATCTGGAAAATGTAAAAATGGGCATCTTTGGGCAGGCCCTGGGCACCAAAGGCCTCAATCCGCCAAAGACCTATGTGTTGGAAGCGGGTGATCGGGTGGAAATTTATCGGCCTCTGACCGTGGATCCCAAAGAGATTCGCAAACGGCGTGCGGCGAAGGCCGGGCAGAGTAATTGA
- a CDS encoding type II toxin-antitoxin system RatA family toxin — protein sequence MLTTIKRSALVMFSAEQMYDLVNDVNSYPRYMEGCVGADILELSEDGMVARLDLKKGGIGYSFTTRNTLKKPEQITMSLEQGPFKKLSGEWHFKPLTANACKVMLDLEFEFNSLSVGLASTSLFTSVANNLVDSLARRAQEVYGP from the coding sequence ATGCTGACAACCATAAAACGCAGTGCGCTGGTGATGTTCTCCGCTGAGCAAATGTATGATCTGGTCAATGATGTGAACAGTTACCCACGCTATATGGAGGGCTGTGTCGGAGCCGATATATTAGAGCTGTCGGAGGACGGTATGGTGGCCAGACTAGACTTGAAAAAAGGGGGCATCGGTTACAGTTTTACCACTCGAAATACTCTGAAAAAACCCGAGCAGATTACCATGAGCCTTGAGCAGGGGCCTTTTAAAAAGTTGTCCGGTGAGTGGCACTTCAAACCATTGACGGCAAATGCCTGCAAAGTGATGCTCGACCTGGAATTTGAATTTAATAGTCTGTCGGTAGGACTTGCCTCCACCAGCCTGTTTACCTCTGTGGCGAACAATCTGGTAGATTCGTTGGCAAGGCGTGCTCAGGAGGTCTACGGTCCGTGA
- the smpB gene encoding SsrA-binding protein SmpB, with translation MANKSQHPQKNPTIALNKRARHEYQLEEKFEAGLVLQGWEVKSLRAGKAQLTDSYVLLKDGEAYLIGSHITPLGTVSTHYVTDPGRTRKLLLNQRELGKLFNGVNQKGYTCVATALYWKNHLVKCEIALAKGKKEHDKRETEKNRDWARQKQRLVRRAR, from the coding sequence ATGGCTAACAAATCCCAACACCCTCAAAAAAACCCCACCATTGCACTCAACAAGCGGGCCCGTCACGAATACCAGCTCGAGGAAAAATTCGAAGCGGGTCTCGTTCTGCAGGGCTGGGAAGTAAAAAGCCTGCGCGCCGGCAAAGCCCAGCTCACTGACAGCTATGTATTACTGAAAGACGGTGAGGCTTATCTGATTGGTTCACACATCACCCCATTGGGCACCGTGTCCACCCACTACGTCACCGACCCCGGCCGCACCCGCAAGTTGCTGCTCAATCAGCGTGAACTCGGTAAATTGTTCAACGGTGTCAATCAGAAAGGCTACACCTGTGTAGCCACCGCACTGTATTGGAAAAACCACCTGGTGAAGTGTGAAATCGCTCTCGCCAAGGGCAAAAAAGAACACGATAAACGCGAAACTGAAAAAAATCGTGATTGGGCACGACAGAAACAACGCCTGGTCCGCCGCGCCCGGTGA